The following proteins come from a genomic window of Nostoc sp. TCL26-01:
- a CDS encoding DUF928 domain-containing protein, producing MKNQFKHLYYWLFLFSFLLKLFLLEIPLATAGFKPRNPKPASDYSRTGGRRGCPSDKIPLTLLAPKTYIGYTSASHPTLIAFVSASHKIRWRIFEFNTKNIPQELGSPVEQNVSPGVFQLSWTKNQPELKAGKKYLWQVAIIDCVNSSSSKLVERAEFMVIEMPSVLKDKLLTTVSHQQQADIYAESDLWYEALATALKSAKSGQLGDVGLSLIQDLMKSELPKKEEETQQIQHLQKIINLGN from the coding sequence ATGAAAAATCAATTTAAACATCTTTATTATTGGCTATTCTTATTTAGTTTCTTGCTCAAGCTGTTTTTACTAGAAATACCTCTAGCCACTGCTGGTTTTAAACCACGTAACCCAAAACCTGCTAGTGACTACAGCAGAACAGGCGGCCGTCGAGGCTGTCCCAGTGATAAAATTCCCCTGACATTACTAGCACCAAAAACATACATTGGTTATACATCTGCTTCTCATCCTACTCTCATAGCTTTTGTATCTGCTTCCCATAAAATTAGATGGAGAATTTTCGAGTTTAATACTAAAAATATTCCTCAAGAATTAGGTAGTCCAGTAGAACAAAATGTTTCACCGGGAGTATTCCAATTATCATGGACTAAAAACCAACCAGAATTAAAAGCGGGTAAAAAATATCTCTGGCAAGTGGCGATAATTGATTGTGTAAATTCTTCCTCTAGCAAGTTAGTAGAAAGAGCCGAATTTATGGTTATAGAAATGCCATCTGTACTTAAAGATAAACTTTTAACTACAGTCAGTCATCAACAGCAAGCAGATATTTATGCAGAATCAGATTTATGGTATGAAGCTTTAGCAACAGCATTAAAATCTGCTAAATCTGGTCAATTAGGAGATGTAGGCTTAAGTTTAATTCAAGACTTAATGAAATCTGAATTGCCTAAAAAAGAGGAAGAAACACAACAAATCCAGCACTTACAAAAAATTATCAATCTAGGAAATTGA
- a CDS encoding S8 family serine peptidase, which translates to MATFPSDPLFKNQWYLYDTVTVGNQTYRLFDINVVDVWDDYTGRGVLVGVIDDGFDYNHYDLNNNYDKTKDYDTIDQDSDPSPVLVSDNHGTAVAGIIAAEANGDGTVGVAYNAKIAGIRANPGEFKALERLVNFDVVNNSWGFTEAFADNFYDFPQVGQTLTNAVANGRKGLGTAIVFSAGDGRKEGDNTNYHNFKNSRYAITVAAIEREHGWATYYSTPGASILVSAFGESYSGIGLLTTDRLGSAGSSSTDYTRLTGTSIAAPQVSGIVALILEANPNLGYRDIQEILAYSALKNNPKNEGGSNYIWQENGAINWNGRGLHVNHDYGFGLVDALAAVRLAETWQKQSRFNNEKSLSYNSGNLGLAIPDNNTTGISHTFTVAAGLDIDWVEVELNLTHPYRGDLVVSLISPSGIESRLIDRPGNRQDDGDDIVFKLSSTQHWGESSAGNWTLIIKDLGPTDIGIFNNWKLHLYGDTDTANDTYFYTNEYGIYGATTLTDSSGIDTINAAAITSSSNINLTPGSTSTLKGKNLTISSGTTIENAFGGDGNDTIIGNSAANVLSGGRGNDILIGDVLINQTSTFSNTSALSIPDASTINSNLNVSGLSGAIVDVNVALNITHTFASDLDVFLISPTGTRVELFTDVGGSGDNFTFTVLDDEATTLITADTAPFTGIFRPEGLLSAFDNQNPNGTWKLEITDDSVGDVGTLKYWSLNLTVATSKVSNDTLNGGRGNDEMRGGAGNDTYVVDSTGDVIVENLNEGTDTVESSITYTLGANLENLTLTGIAAINGTGNTGNNIITGNSGNNTLNGGSGVDTLIGGDGNDILIGGAGNDTLTGGLGRDRFTFNSRSEGIDKITYFNVVDDTIVVSAAGFGSGLVAGSAIAVSQLVMGTAATTASHRFIYDRNNGSLFFDQDGTGAIAKIQFATLNTGLTLTNADIFVNA; encoded by the coding sequence ATGGCTACTTTCCCTTCCGATCCTTTATTTAAAAACCAATGGTATCTCTACGACACCGTAACCGTTGGTAATCAGACATATCGCCTTTTTGATATCAATGTAGTTGATGTATGGGATGACTATACAGGACGCGGTGTTCTAGTTGGTGTAATCGATGATGGATTTGATTACAACCACTACGATTTGAATAATAATTACGACAAAACGAAAGATTATGACACTATCGACCAAGATTCTGATCCTTCACCAGTTCTAGTTAGTGATAATCACGGGACAGCAGTAGCAGGTATTATCGCGGCTGAAGCGAATGGCGATGGTACTGTGGGTGTGGCTTACAATGCCAAAATCGCCGGTATTAGAGCTAACCCTGGTGAGTTTAAAGCTTTAGAACGTCTTGTGAATTTTGATGTTGTCAATAATAGTTGGGGTTTTACAGAAGCTTTCGCAGATAATTTTTATGATTTTCCACAAGTGGGACAAACACTTACTAATGCTGTGGCAAATGGACGTAAGGGGTTAGGAACAGCCATTGTCTTTTCTGCCGGAGATGGTCGTAAAGAAGGCGATAATACCAACTATCACAACTTTAAAAACTCCCGCTATGCTATTACAGTAGCTGCAATTGAAAGGGAGCATGGTTGGGCAACTTATTACAGTACTCCTGGTGCTTCTATTCTAGTTTCTGCCTTTGGGGAATCATATAGTGGTATTGGCCTTCTCACTACAGATCGCCTGGGATCTGCTGGCTCTAGTTCTACAGACTATACTCGTTTGACTGGCACTTCAATTGCTGCTCCTCAAGTTTCTGGGATAGTTGCTTTAATATTGGAAGCCAATCCCAACTTAGGTTATCGAGATATCCAAGAAATTCTCGCCTATTCTGCCCTTAAAAATAACCCTAAGAATGAAGGGGGAAGTAACTATATTTGGCAAGAGAACGGTGCTATAAACTGGAATGGCCGTGGTTTACACGTCAACCACGACTATGGATTTGGCTTGGTAGATGCTCTTGCTGCTGTGCGTTTGGCGGAAACTTGGCAAAAACAAAGTCGATTTAACAATGAGAAATCTCTTTCTTATAATTCCGGTAATTTAGGCTTGGCTATTCCAGATAATAATACAACAGGAATTAGTCATACTTTTACCGTTGCTGCGGGTTTAGATATTGATTGGGTAGAAGTAGAACTCAATCTGACTCATCCTTATCGGGGTGATTTGGTTGTTTCCCTGATTTCTCCAAGTGGGATTGAAAGTCGTTTGATTGATCGACCAGGCAATAGGCAGGATGATGGAGATGATATTGTGTTTAAACTTTCCAGTACGCAACACTGGGGAGAAAGCAGTGCTGGCAATTGGACACTCATAATCAAGGATTTAGGCCCTACAGATATCGGCATTTTCAATAATTGGAAATTGCATTTATATGGGGATACAGATACAGCCAATGATACTTATTTTTACACCAATGAGTATGGCATCTATGGTGCAACTACACTGACTGACAGTTCTGGTATCGATACAATTAATGCGGCGGCGATTACTTCTAGTTCTAACATCAACCTGACTCCAGGTTCTACAAGTACCCTTAAGGGAAAAAACCTAACCATCAGTTCAGGAACTACCATCGAAAATGCTTTTGGTGGCGATGGCAATGACACGATTATCGGTAACAGTGCTGCCAACGTTTTGTCTGGTGGTAGAGGTAATGATATTTTGATTGGTGATGTACTTATCAACCAAACTTCTACTTTTAGCAATACATCTGCCCTTAGTATCCCTGACGCATCTACCATTAACTCTAATCTGAATGTGAGTGGTTTAAGTGGTGCAATTGTTGATGTCAACGTCGCCTTAAATATTACTCACACATTTGCTTCTGACCTCGATGTTTTCCTGATTAGTCCTACGGGAACTCGTGTGGAATTGTTTACTGATGTAGGTGGTAGTGGAGATAATTTCACCTTTACAGTCTTAGATGATGAAGCCACAACATTAATTACGGCTGATACTGCTCCGTTTACCGGCATTTTTCGACCAGAGGGATTACTATCTGCTTTTGATAATCAAAACCCAAATGGCACATGGAAACTAGAAATCACTGATGACTCAGTTGGAGATGTAGGGACACTCAAGTACTGGTCACTGAATTTGACTGTTGCTACATCAAAAGTAAGCAATGATACTCTCAACGGTGGTAGAGGTAATGATGAAATGCGCGGCGGTGCTGGTAACGATACTTATGTTGTCGATAGCACTGGAGATGTAATTGTAGAAAACTTGAATGAAGGTACAGATACTGTTGAGTCTTCTATCACTTACACTTTAGGCGCTAACTTAGAAAACCTGACTTTGACAGGTATCGCCGCCATCAACGGTACAGGCAACACTGGAAATAATATCATCACAGGTAATAGCGGCAATAATACCCTCAATGGTGGCTCTGGTGTTGATACTCTCATTGGTGGTGATGGCAATGACATCCTCATTGGCGGTGCTGGTAATGATACACTCACAGGTGGATTAGGACGCGATCGCTTTACTTTCAATTCCCGTAGTGAAGGTATTGACAAAATTACTTACTTTAACGTAGTTGATGATACTATTGTTGTCTCGGCGGCTGGCTTTGGTAGTGGTTTGGTGGCTGGTAGTGCGATCGCAGTTAGTCAATTGGTTATGGGTACAGCCGCTACTACAGCTAGTCATCGATTTATCTATGATCGCAACAACGGTTCTCTGTTCTTTGATCAAGATGGTACAGGAGCGATCGCTAAAATTCAATTTGCTACACTCAATACTGGATTGACTTTAACCAATGCAGATATTTTCGTTAATGCTTAA
- a CDS encoding filamentous hemagglutinin N-terminal domain-containing protein, with product MIQQSNCNWSWRLGLLLSLTVTTNAKAIAQVTSDQTLGTQVIDIGLNSFILDGTTVGNTNLFHSFSSFNIPNGGAAVFINDPTITNIFARVTGGIASEIQGLISAQGTANLFLMNPNGIIFGRNAQLNIGGSFVATTANTIQFPGGAEFSLKSPVAPENTLLSINPTAFLFNQIANQGANSIENRGQLFTAPGKSLILLGGRVAPTLESTGQIVMDGGTIGASGGRVEIGGLTASGTVGLTVNGNDVRLSFPDDVAKSDVLLNQSFIAAFGANGSDIVINANNLLLTNGGLILSDTATSELEQTIGHGGNIQVTATNSIEIDAKDAVDTTTGFLATTSSASRGGDITLKTRNFIMKNGGLIVAEANGNLGGNAGNININASESVELISSNPDNRNVIFTGVTPFGDVPNVGNGGDLTINTKRFQLINSNISSGTFAQGNAGKIFINSSNAIVIDNSTINSRVGIGAVGNAGDIKLETQRLTLINGGQIDSQISETGQGRGATIRINATDGVTISGINRDGIASFISTETRNGAIGQGGDIIVNTDYFRIAEEGNISALTENSSNGGNITINARVFEVSNGGLVTTGTIGGGKSGDLSIYADSLAISSNINRRTGVFAGANSPESTGDGGTISLFTTNFNLFTTDLNLPNNIVSVSTRTLGRGIAGNININARENFNVKNGSISARAEQAGGGNLNVTARNINLRNNSDIRTDLSSGSGRGGNIFLTSDTIIALEDSDILAFAPEGQGGDIKFNTRAVFSDALFNYRPTSTDKNSLQSLINNGRSDINATGTISGNIIGVPDISFLQNGLTELQGNPIDINALIANSCIARSPKQESTFIITGTGSLPSRPGEAMASSYPTGDVQNITNNSTSSSWKKGDPIVEAQGVYRLANGFLVMSRKCS from the coding sequence ATGATCCAGCAGTCTAATTGCAATTGGTCGTGGCGTTTAGGACTATTGCTCAGTTTGACTGTCACAACAAACGCCAAAGCCATAGCTCAAGTCACATCAGACCAAACATTAGGAACACAAGTTATAGATATTGGTTTAAATTCTTTTATTTTGGATGGAACAACAGTTGGTAACACAAATTTATTCCACAGTTTTAGTAGTTTCAATATTCCTAATGGTGGTGCAGCAGTTTTTATCAACGACCCTACTATTACTAATATCTTTGCACGAGTAACTGGGGGAATCGCATCTGAGATTCAAGGATTGATTAGCGCTCAAGGCACTGCTAATTTATTTTTAATGAATCCCAATGGAATTATTTTTGGCAGAAACGCTCAATTAAATATTGGTGGTTCATTTGTTGCAACTACTGCTAATACGATTCAATTCCCTGGTGGTGCTGAATTTTCTTTAAAGTCACCAGTTGCACCAGAAAATACTTTACTTAGTATTAATCCAACAGCATTTTTATTTAATCAAATTGCTAACCAAGGCGCGAACTCAATTGAAAATCGAGGTCAATTATTTACTGCTCCAGGTAAGAGTTTAATCTTACTTGGTGGTCGCGTTGCACCTACCCTTGAATCTACTGGTCAAATCGTCATGGATGGGGGAACTATTGGGGCATCTGGGGGTAGGGTCGAAATAGGAGGATTAACTGCATCAGGAACAGTAGGACTTACTGTTAATGGTAACGATGTGCGCTTGAGTTTTCCTGATGATGTAGCGAAATCAGATGTTTTGCTGAATCAGTCTTTTATTGCTGCTTTTGGAGCAAATGGCAGCGATATTGTAATTAATGCTAATAACTTGCTGTTAACAAATGGTGGCTTGATATTATCTGATACTGCTACATCAGAACTAGAGCAAACAATTGGACATGGAGGAAATATTCAAGTTACAGCAACAAATTCTATAGAAATAGATGCCAAAGATGCAGTAGATACAACAACTGGTTTTTTAGCAACAACAAGCAGTGCTAGTCGTGGAGGCGATATAACACTAAAAACCAGAAATTTTATCATGAAAAATGGTGGTTTGATTGTTGCAGAAGCTAATGGTAATTTAGGAGGTAATGCAGGTAACATTAATATAAATGCCTCAGAATCTGTTGAGTTAATTAGCTCGAATCCTGACAACCGTAATGTTATTTTCACAGGAGTTACCCCTTTCGGTGATGTGCCTAATGTAGGTAATGGCGGCGATTTAACAATCAATACCAAACGTTTCCAACTAATAAACAGTAATATTTCATCTGGAACTTTTGCTCAGGGAAATGCAGGTAAAATATTTATTAATAGTAGTAATGCAATAGTTATTGACAATAGCACTATTAATAGTCGAGTAGGAATCGGTGCTGTAGGAAATGCTGGTGATATTAAACTTGAAACACAAAGACTTACCTTGATTAATGGTGGTCAAATTGATTCTCAAATTTCTGAAACTGGACAAGGTAGAGGTGCAACTATTCGTATTAATGCTACTGATGGAGTAACTATTTCAGGAATTAATAGAGATGGAATTGCCAGTTTCATATCCACTGAAACCCGAAATGGAGCAATTGGTCAGGGAGGAGATATTATAGTTAACACAGATTATTTTCGTATAGCAGAAGAAGGTAATATATCTGCATTAACAGAGAATTCTAGTAACGGAGGTAATATTACAATTAACGCTCGTGTATTTGAGGTATCGAATGGTGGACTCGTGACTACAGGAACTATAGGCGGTGGCAAATCTGGCGATCTTAGCATCTATGCAGATAGTCTCGCTATTTCATCAAATATAAATAGGCGTACTGGTGTGTTTGCAGGTGCAAATTCACCTGAATCTACTGGCGATGGTGGAACCATATCTCTATTCACAACTAACTTTAACTTATTTACAACTGACCTAAACTTGCCTAATAATATCGTCTCAGTTTCTACACGCACTTTAGGAAGAGGTATTGCGGGAAATATTAACATTAATGCTAGAGAAAATTTCAATGTTAAAAATGGTAGTATTAGCGCTAGGGCAGAACAAGCAGGCGGTGGTAATCTTAATGTCACTGCAAGAAATATTAACCTGCGAAATAACAGTGATATCCGCACCGATTTATCTAGTGGTAGTGGTAGAGGCGGTAATATTTTCCTGACATCAGATACTATCATCGCTTTAGAAGATAGTGACATTCTCGCTTTCGCACCAGAAGGGCAAGGCGGCGATATTAAGTTTAACACTCGCGCTGTATTTAGTGATGCTCTATTTAACTATAGACCAACATCAACTGATAAAAATAGTCTTCAGTCGCTAATTAATAATGGTCGCTCTGATATTAACGCCACTGGTACAATCTCTGGCAATATTATCGGTGTTCCTGATATTAGCTTTCTGCAAAATGGACTGACAGAATTACAAGGCAATCCCATTGATATTAATGCCTTAATTGCTAATAGTTGCATTGCGCGCAGTCCGAAGCAAGAAAGCACTTTTATCATTACAGGAACTGGTAGTTTACCTAGTCGTCCAGGTGAGGCTATGGCTTCTAGCTATCCTACAGGTGATGTGCAGAATATCACGAATAATAGTACAAGCAGTTCGTGGAAAAAAGGCGATCCGATTGTGGAAGCACAAGGAGTGTATCGACTAGCTAATGGGTTTTTGGTGATGAGTCGTAAGTGTAGTTAA
- a CDS encoding CHAT domain-containing protein — MFNQGLKSFTASWLALIFFVSLTFFIWLGNLHSENLVNAQATDAVQLVNRGVASYQTGDFQDAIQAWQSALNIYQKNKSDRQIAIVRENLARAYQQVGNVESALSYWEQLIADYRSQNNGQKVGRSLTEIAQIYSGIGQTKKAINLLCGVTTTPLEKLDCQTGSAIQIASEQKDQQGKIAALGSVGEAYRLKGNYGLAIAYLLAAQHGNNQIYSAAIFNSLGNAYASRAQLWNLRANSAQQQGIVNASKFQENSLDDYRQAEKYLQLSIAAARQQNDKTGELRSLLNLAKLAYRSQNSNLAQENIQQALAILNKSPDAINKIYATIDLANLFATGTELISPLTQCPTKGIIPDVPVRELLNQAINIAQKIQDSRSESYALGAMGHFYECHQAYQQAWELTQKAIWVADQKLQAKDSLYLWEWQAARILQNPKQNQPSQALLFYQRAYHTLEQLRSDILIADRDFQFDFRDIVEPIYRQLAQIQLELATANVKSSQKSSTALDSALETINSLRVAEIQNYFGNDCIIASVNNQNTDQTLNQETVVISSIILDDKTGILISLPNQEKHLHWLLTSKEKFKEEISNFRQGIIAGQETFIYDTTQAEKLYDLIIRPLEQYFNPEQIKTLVFVPDGFLRNLPLAALYDKIAKKYLIQKYAIATIPSLQLTTAKQRSLQSSKALVLAVTQEAKIDEQIFPKLTSVPLEIQAIQKEFPEYKKLENQDFITDKLAKEIKNTTYPIIHIATHAQFGIIPEDTFLVTGDNNKLTINQLEILLRQSSNTANSVELLALTACETAVGDDRATLGLAGVALQAGAKSAMASLWPVGDDSTADIVAEFYHNLRKSGMSKAQALQAAQVKLINAQENEINDQYTHPYYWAPFIMIGNWL; from the coding sequence GTGTTTAATCAGGGTTTAAAATCATTTACAGCTTCTTGGCTCGCATTAATATTTTTCGTCAGTCTGACATTCTTTATCTGGTTAGGAAATCTGCATTCAGAAAACTTAGTTAATGCTCAAGCTACTGATGCTGTGCAATTGGTGAATCGAGGTGTTGCTAGTTATCAAACAGGTGACTTTCAAGATGCGATTCAAGCTTGGCAATCAGCTTTAAATATATATCAAAAAAATAAGAGCGATCGCCAGATAGCTATTGTCAGAGAAAATTTAGCCAGAGCCTATCAACAGGTGGGTAATGTCGAATCGGCTTTGAGTTATTGGGAACAGCTAATAGCTGATTATCGCTCACAAAACAACGGGCAAAAAGTTGGGCGATCGCTGACAGAAATAGCGCAAATTTATAGTGGTATTGGTCAAACTAAAAAAGCAATTAATCTGTTATGTGGAGTGACAACCACACCTCTAGAAAAATTAGATTGTCAAACAGGAAGTGCCATTCAAATAGCGAGCGAACAAAAGGATCAACAAGGCAAAATTGCGGCTTTAGGTAGTGTGGGGGAAGCATATCGTCTGAAGGGGAATTATGGTTTAGCGATCGCCTATCTCCTAGCGGCTCAACATGGTAATAATCAAATATATAGTGCTGCTATATTCAATAGTTTAGGTAATGCCTATGCCAGTCGCGCTCAACTTTGGAATTTACGCGCTAATTCAGCCCAACAACAGGGTATTGTTAACGCTAGTAAATTTCAAGAAAATTCTCTAGATGATTATCGTCAAGCGGAAAAATATTTACAATTGAGTATTGCCGCAGCTCGTCAGCAAAATGATAAAACTGGTGAACTGCGCAGTTTATTAAATTTAGCTAAGTTAGCTTATCGCTCACAAAATAGCAATTTAGCTCAAGAAAATATCCAGCAGGCGCTAGCAATTCTGAATAAATCACCAGATGCTATCAACAAAATATATGCAACGATTGATTTAGCAAACTTGTTTGCTACAGGAACAGAATTAATATCACCATTAACTCAATGTCCAACTAAGGGCATAATTCCTGATGTCCCAGTGCGAGAACTATTAAATCAGGCTATCAATATCGCCCAAAAAATCCAAGATTCACGTTCCGAATCTTATGCTTTAGGTGCTATGGGACATTTTTATGAATGTCATCAAGCTTATCAACAAGCTTGGGAATTGACGCAAAAAGCTATATGGGTAGCTGATCAAAAATTGCAAGCTAAAGATAGTTTATATTTATGGGAATGGCAAGCTGCGAGAATTCTCCAAAACCCAAAGCAAAATCAACCTAGTCAAGCATTGCTGTTTTATCAGAGAGCTTATCATACATTAGAACAATTACGCAGCGATATTTTAATTGCTGATCGAGATTTTCAATTTGATTTTCGTGATATTGTTGAGCCTATTTATCGTCAGCTAGCACAGATCCAATTAGAGTTAGCTACGGCAAATGTTAAAAGTTCTCAAAAATCTAGTACTGCTTTAGATAGTGCTTTAGAGACGATTAACTCATTACGAGTAGCAGAAATTCAAAATTATTTTGGTAATGATTGCATTATTGCCTCTGTGAATAATCAAAATACCGACCAAACTTTAAATCAGGAGACTGTGGTTATTAGTTCTATTATCTTAGATGATAAAACTGGGATCTTGATTAGTTTACCCAATCAAGAAAAACATTTACATTGGCTATTGACGAGCAAAGAAAAATTTAAAGAGGAAATTAGCAATTTTCGTCAGGGGATAATTGCTGGACAAGAAACATTTATATACGATACAACTCAAGCAGAAAAGTTATATGACTTAATTATTCGTCCATTAGAACAATATTTTAATCCAGAGCAAATTAAAACTCTAGTATTTGTTCCCGATGGCTTTTTACGTAACCTACCTCTAGCCGCATTATATGACAAAATAGCCAAAAAATATCTGATTCAAAAATATGCGATCGCTACAATTCCCAGCTTACAACTAACCACCGCTAAACAACGAAGTTTACAATCAAGCAAAGCCTTAGTTTTAGCTGTGACACAAGAAGCAAAAATTGATGAGCAGATATTTCCTAAACTAACTAGCGTTCCTTTGGAAATCCAAGCGATTCAAAAAGAATTTCCTGAATATAAAAAACTAGAAAATCAGGATTTCATTACTGATAAATTAGCCAAAGAAATCAAAAACACTACATATCCTATCATTCACATTGCCACTCATGCCCAGTTTGGGATTATTCCAGAAGATACATTTTTAGTTACAGGCGACAACAATAAACTGACAATCAATCAACTCGAAATACTCCTGCGTCAATCTAGTAATACTGCTAATTCAGTTGAACTCTTAGCCTTAACTGCTTGTGAAACAGCAGTTGGAGATGACCGGGCAACTCTAGGTTTAGCTGGTGTGGCATTGCAAGCCGGTGCTAAGAGTGCAATGGCTTCTTTATGGCCTGTAGGTGATGATTCTACCGCAGATATCGTGGCTGAGTTTTATCATAATTTACGTAAATCTGGTATGAGTAAAGCACAAGCTTTGCAAGCAGCGCAGGTAAAGTTAATTAATGCTCAGGAAAATGAAATTAACGACCAGTACACTCATCCATATTACTGGGCCCCGTTTATTATGATTGGTAATTGGTTATAG
- a CDS encoding CHASE2 domain-containing protein codes for MLPKKITREIEIWQRAAMPGFLILTIVIIARLSGWLQVFEWMMLDTFLRYRPDEKPDDQVVIIGVNDQDIRSMESYPISDKNLAQLIKTLQKYQPVAIGLDIVRDIPVPPGYPELVNVFQTNKNLIAIEKILPPDEIFPPAALPSTQVGFSDIIPDEDGKYRRYLLWTPSSKNPQNYDEAKYSLSLRLAIAYLAAQGINIETGKNDQETIRFNHVEISRFTSNFGGYVGGNDTGLKTLVNFRSGKEPFRVLSFTDIKNSNFNPQWLQGKIVLIGITAASVPDVVNSGVIAQTKLPGEISGVEFHAHVCSQIIQAVISGRSQLKSWSETCEYLWIILWGFVPMIIGRMTQSATKNLFLMALVICGLLSIAYLFILFGWWIPVAPNLLILSLNAMGISAFAFYQHDQAQKSKINERQYAIEQAFNIIHNGPLQTLANVLRQMRTQGLSDEELISQLEKLNYEIRAIGEYLKLKALSPDESLRLGSRLKLDLKRPIHELFYEVYTSTLERDDLAYFPGIKVKVRAFEPIDDKYLNLEIKRELCLFLEEALCNVGKHAAGVKRIEAIGSHERGYYQLRIKDNGAGILSFVENKGTKQLKNITRKLGGDFRRESISPQGTLCEITWKLKSSKLQIFSKE; via the coding sequence GTGTTACCTAAAAAAATTACCAGAGAAATTGAGATTTGGCAACGGGCAGCAATGCCAGGATTTTTGATTTTAACTATTGTGATAATTGCGAGATTATCTGGGTGGTTACAAGTTTTTGAGTGGATGATGTTAGACACCTTTTTGCGTTATCGTCCTGACGAAAAACCTGATGATCAAGTGGTAATTATTGGTGTAAATGACCAGGATATTCGGAGTATGGAAAGCTATCCAATCTCTGATAAAAATCTTGCTCAGTTGATTAAGACATTACAAAAATATCAGCCCGTTGCTATTGGTCTGGATATTGTTCGGGATATACCTGTTCCACCTGGTTATCCAGAATTAGTCAATGTTTTTCAGACAAATAAAAATTTAATTGCTATTGAAAAAATCTTACCCCCAGATGAAATTTTTCCGCCTGCTGCACTACCATCTACACAAGTTGGGTTTTCTGACATTATCCCCGATGAAGATGGTAAATATCGGCGTTACCTACTTTGGACTCCATCATCTAAAAATCCGCAAAACTATGATGAAGCTAAGTATTCTCTATCTTTACGTTTAGCGATCGCTTATTTAGCGGCTCAGGGAATAAATATTGAAACTGGTAAAAATGACCAGGAAACTATTAGATTTAATCATGTAGAAATCTCACGATTTACATCAAATTTTGGGGGATATGTAGGAGGTAATGATACTGGCTTAAAAACTTTAGTCAATTTTAGGAGTGGTAAAGAGCCATTTCGAGTTTTATCATTTACTGATATTAAAAATAGTAATTTTAATCCCCAATGGTTACAGGGTAAAATAGTCTTAATTGGTATTACTGCGGCTAGTGTTCCTGATGTGGTGAATTCTGGGGTGATCGCCCAAACAAAGCTACCTGGAGAAATTTCGGGAGTTGAGTTTCATGCTCATGTTTGTTCACAAATAATTCAGGCTGTGATCAGTGGGCGATCGCAACTAAAATCTTGGTCAGAAACTTGTGAATATTTATGGATAATCTTATGGGGATTTGTGCCAATGATCATTGGGCGCATGACACAATCAGCCACCAAAAATCTGTTCTTGATGGCATTAGTAATTTGTGGTTTGTTGAGTATCGCTTATCTATTCATTTTGTTTGGTTGGTGGATTCCCGTAGCCCCAAACTTATTAATTTTAAGTCTGAATGCTATGGGAATAAGTGCATTCGCTTTCTATCAACATGATCAAGCTCAAAAATCTAAAATTAATGAGCGACAATACGCAATTGAACAAGCATTTAACATTATTCATAATGGGCCACTACAAACTCTGGCAAATGTTTTAAGACAGATGCGCACTCAAGGGCTATCCGATGAAGAATTAATCTCTCAATTGGAGAAACTTAATTATGAAATTCGTGCTATTGGGGAATATCTCAAACTTAAAGCACTATCACCAGATGAAAGCCTCCGTTTAGGTAGTCGATTAAAACTGGACTTAAAACGTCCCATTCATGAGCTTTTTTATGAAGTCTATACAAGTACTTTAGAGCGCGATGATCTGGCATATTTCCCAGGTATCAAAGTTAAAGTCCGGGCATTTGAACCAATAGATGATAAATACTTAAATTTAGAAATTAAGCGAGAACTTTGTTTATTTTTAGAAGAAGCTTTATGTAATGTAGGTAAACACGCCGCAGGAGTTAAACGTATTGAAGCCATAGGTTCTCATGAGCGTGGTTATTACCAATTAAGGATTAAAGATAATGGTGCTGGCATACTGTCATTTGTAGAAAATAAGGGAACAAAGCAACTTAAAAATATCACTAGAAAACTAGGAGGTGACTTTAGGCGTGAGAGCATTTCTCCCCAGGGAACGTTGTGTGAAATTACCTGGAAACTGAAAAGCTCAAAACTGCAAATCTTTAGTAAAGAATAA